acacacacattcacacaaatgtttactggcagaagttcccaggaatagggaagattaccaacctatacaagtagcttccctctgtcctaatacgttatgcagcccagtATGGCTACATCAGATACTAATCAGGACATTCGcttttctcaacaagccctcgagcggagtgtatacttcgccccaaataaatataatactataatatataatacatatttacttttCTCTATATCTATTATCTCTGTATTACTCATTTTTTCatgttctcagtatttcacattacataattcactttcacatttcacatcacgtgaatatcacttccacatttcacattcacatttcacattactcTGATTTTATGCTACTCTGTATTCACGTCTGCATTCACATATTATGTTCTCATATTATTTACtagttaaattaaataattatgcatttagaactcattaCCAGATGGATAACAcattgtcatgcttccccccccccccaatgacGTGGTTGTGCGTCCcaaaggctagacttaaccctggtcggcccaccaaAGTTAAATCAGAAAATAACCTCTTTAGTCTGTAAGTTagattggctttcccacactggtctagactctagaGTGAACTCTACCCTACACAGCACAATCGACCACCCCGTTTCCACTGCACTAATCTCTACCAAAATCACATGTAACAGTGTtgtgcctcactatggtccatcggagttctcaaatcatatattgtaatttaacattcacatccagctctgattaacaatacacatgtagtatatattctcatcacatttcagtatttccaatctgtcacacacatacacacacacacacacacacacacatatatatatatatatatatatattatatcacaactcaactcagtattttcattttactcatgcacGCATTTcaaataatacgcataattatatctcattaaaatagtaagccaacccatattcatCATCTGTATTACTGAagatacacatcaaattatccccataattttcaaaaaactcattactttaatcattacattttcacaaataataactatagccctaggctcaaaaaccacagttcaaacggttgacttttcttttaaaactcacatgttaatcatatatatttataaacacataaaattttcatttaaaccAGTGAATTCACAAaaactactggcttaatctattccctttacctggtttccaaaaactacgccagcagggaccccaaaacgatgtaTGCGGCGCTCAtccaaaccctgattcaataaccctaatttaatcaaatcaaccttaaataaaataccaTTTTAACATTTACTAGGCCCATAAATtcgaaataaataattaaactccgaaaaataactaattttactaattccctaaatctcaccctTGCTTTGGAGTGATGTCTAGGActcccaaattaaaaatttgctcctGTCAAAATGACGAGAATCGGATCTAAGACCCCATGGTGGtatccgatcgtcgatttggctaaagatttaaggagaaatttaGGAAAGAGAGTGAGtataccttaccctaggagtggtatctacgttgctcctacgacaaatccactccggtaagAATGTCAGTGGCGAAGATAGGAACCCAATGATATCTTCTGTTTTTCGATTAGCCAAATATTTaccaagaaaatgaggagagagagaaggagggacgactggagagagagagtgaggggcgTGCGCAGGTTTGCTTATTTCAGAATTAATTTTACATATATATCTTAAcctatattataatataatatattatattgatatattatattatataatttaattaataatatttaattaattaataaatttttaattttaattttagtattattattattatttttggatatttACACAAGCAATGTTCCAGTGACAGTGTTGTTGtacattgggggggggggggtgaattataACAGGAGTAGATGATGTTGGTTATAGTACTAAGCCTGCTTGAGCAATTCAATTTGGCAAGAGGGTAAAATTAAACAAATTATATgctaaaatatacaaatattttcctTTTGTGTATgcaatttggattttttttttcaataaatgttGGTGGACTTTTCTCTATCATTATTTTCTTCCATGTTTTGGTAATTTGAAATGGCaaaattatttgtgcaaaatttgtTCACTAGATTGTATCCTACATTAGTTCATGATAATATTTATTGAACATTATCCACTATTAACTAAAATTGCACCTTCCAGTACGtaaaaatataatggaattaacAAATCATGACTCATTTTTTAAGTTTTAGAACACACTCATTGTGTTTGAAAGTAATAAACATATTTAGAAGTTACAAATTAAAGCTGTTTAAATACTCCCAATATTTCTATGTCCTTAAAAAAACGTTAAAAATTGTTCCAATCTCCGAATAATCcctaatacaaaaaaaaaaaaaaatcaactattGATTGTTGCATGGGAGATGCAAAAAATGCTGAACCATCAAGAATTTTTTACATAAAAGATACTGCCCCAAGTACCGTCTTTTAATAAAATACGTTGGACCATCCAATGTTTTTTATGACGCATCAAATGGGGAAATAAAGTTCTTTCAAACTTTTCTTAAATATctataaataaattaaaaccaaatttgaaaaaaattcttcattttttggccctctctctctctctcttagagtTGAGAGAGGAAAAGACCTCATGGAGGTCCCActaattttttaatcattttgaaactcttttctctcattctttttcGCTTTTCATAAAGTTAAAAAGTTGCaatagaattttttattttattttttttacatccAGCTTTTGCTTTATCTCTTTATTTGTCTATCTATAGAGGAAGGGCCCCATGTGGGATTGTGGGTCCCaatatttttctaatcattttgaAGCACttctctctccccttctctcccACCCCTCTCaagttttttacaaaaatattatataaaaaaaaataaaacaacacGTATATAGgggaaatgggaaaaaattacagAGTTGTACCGAACCGACTTTTGAAAAATCGATTcaggctttaaaaaaaaaaatgttgctgCTGGGTCTCGTCATTgtcagaaattaaaaaaaaaaaaaattgacttgtCAAGCTCATTTAACGAGGGGAGAGAGGGGAGGGGGACTCTTTGTTCGCAGGGGGGGCAGGGGGTCTGAAATCAAGGGGGTAGGGAATTTGGCCTGTCAGTGTAGGCGGGGAAACAGAAAGGGGAGAGGGGAGAGAGAAGAGGGGAGGGGGGTTCTGACAGCTTTAAGGGGATGGGACGGGAGAGAGAGGGGAGGGCGGGTGTCTGGTCTGCATGCATGGTTGTGCCATGCAtgttgccaattttttttttttttgcaaaaaaaaactgagcaaatcgacttttcaaaagtcagtttggtaattttttttaaagaaccgacttttgaaaagttgatttgatattaaaaaattaattttgtcgtccaaactgacttttggaaagtcggtttggtattaaaataactaaaaaaatcaaaattgactttccaaaagtcggtttggttATGCATGCCCCTATATATTCGTTCATCATCTCTCGACCATCACTCAAGCTTTCTCTTCTTTCATTTATTCCTTGATCCTCCAACCTCCTTCACCACCTCTTgcagataaattttttttttagaagtcaTAATGATGTCAAATTCATCAGCTAACAAAGTAATGGTCTTATTATACATTGACAGTGAGATTATTCATGGATCGATTGGTATTGAGTACAACACTGAGCCAACGAAAGCCATTCGAGTTTGAAGAAGGATGAAGTTAGAAAGTTTGAAACGCAAAATATATGAAGGCTTAGATATTGATCCAAATGAGTACATGTTAGAACTAACATAGAGATATTCGCAACGACAGGGTGGTGGAAATTTCGTGTACATTGGCATCCCAATAAAAATTGATGCAGATGTCTTAATTGCGTTGGACCCACAGAGTTCTTGTTCGGACATATATGTAGTTGAGACTTTCGTTAAACGCATTCCTCATAGCAGTAGTATAGGGGAAGCCCCAAGTTTGCAGGGTGAAGCATTCATCCATTTTCAACCATATACCGAATATGATACCGGTGAGACGAGCAGACTAGTTGATAATCTTTCATGGGTGACTGCAACATTAGATTTGAATGACGCCCCTGGTACATCATTTTAGCTGGAATTCTTGTCAATCGAGATCCGAGGTGAGCAGTCTACTTTGCAATGATTCAATGTGGGAAGCAATTATCATCACGAACCACAACCATCAACAGAGTATAGGCATGGCTGAAGTTCAACTAGAGCTATCCCCATACCAGACTTCCAAACGGTTCCATCTATTTTCATGAATGAGAGGGGGGCATACACGGTCCAACCAATGCAACAAGATATGGActgttgttgaccttattggtcacacccagttttgattatgacaaatactcttagtactgatgtttgtactgagaattgcatgcaggttcaccttatgcGCACTTAGGACTGAaagtcatatcatgatggcatgagGTGTtcatgccgaagaatgaagatatatgtgttatattttgtattcatttaattatttcttcattctaggatgtaatttattatggattttgtgcgtgtatggcttgtaataatttgcatcatgcatgataggtaggtatgctcaaaacgaccatagttggtcTTTAAGGGCTTACACAGACCCTAGGTCACTAAACAAATGCacgaaagtccccattatcatcttcatatcaggggaatcaaaactggctaaaacatggacttaaattgaatAAGCTAAgtgggttcgggtgaccgaacctatgccgtgtaaagcggcTTGGGCGATCGagcaaagtcaacatattgactttgcttcgggcgactgaacctcttttgaacgtatcttcctcaggcacccgaatgTTTTTCAGAgaacttttcaactactcgggcaacTGTCTatttacgttcaaatagaggctcgggcgatcgaactacctggttcggttaaccgaactatgcttcgggcacccgaacctcggacatttggctactgactttgtttcagccaaccgaacctcaaCTTGGGAACCCGAACTtcttaaaattgatttcttgattgtgtctgttcgggcacccgaaccttaggccgggcactcgaacctgcgggttaaaataatttttacctattttctaatggggtaaactgggttaattttcttaatggacttttagacaattctaataatacccattgtgttcccaacggtcaaaaaatcttccttgcctatatataccaattcatttgtcttaattagtaaggattagcaaacttgagtAGGACAAAAATTCTCTTATCTTTCAAAACcctaatgtaacgacctgctcctttttcgcatatatatatatatatatatatattttatataaattatcatcacatcttactttccagctcagcaggtcacaatccacctaggcccgtgggcatcagggatatatcaaagcatcaagcagaagccctagcagcaaaaaatatacaaacatgtacatctcaataccatataccagagttactacaatcactgtattttcatatatacatcccaaaaataaaacctagggacatttcccacaaaatctaactgtccctacaaaacttacccttcaaaaagggtagatagaccgtactatatcagcggggcttttcccgctctcctatccggggctcctgaaaagttaataagatttaggggtgagacacctctcagtaagggaaataaactaataccagtgtgtggcaacatgagtattctgtgttctacatataccatacataacatattcaatactatttatcaaatctgggaaaacatatgcatatcaaaacatggcagaacatactgcattttcataaacatttctcatctcacatcataataataataacataaaaacaattctggtaggttagctggctgttgtcatgtattacccccacatgactgggttgtgtggcccgaaggcgggacctgacaatggttggccgaccactgccaagtcaaacagtagtctgtaggtccgatgggtctacccagatggtctgtacaccaggggcgataacagcacacttcttgaaaataaccacatcgaccatccaatctcacaccactccgtacagtggcgttaacacagatatcatgatcacgaagaccatggacacatagcaacggtaccgtgcaagtgctagcctagaccaagccaactaggttctgatatcatatacatatactaaaaccgtgatacataaatatctcatatcatttattttcacatcaatcatatcatgtcacatatatacgtgtatcataaaaatcatcggcccgtacgccggtattacatattttaacatagcacggcccgtacgccggcaaatcacatagcacagcccgtacgctggcaaatcacataacacagcccgtacgctggcaaatcacatagcacggcccatacgccggcaaatctcatccacatagcacggcccatacgccgacaaatcacatatacatataaaaatatcttggccagtacgccggttttccatcatagaaatccatatcgtccccattccaaaaaaaaaaataatatttcacaacatttttatactcatgccacactaaacaaattttctacgtattcaacatatcgtcatttaaacagtattttccaaatataaatcatatatataaatatatttatttttcctgaaaccagatgctatatatatatacatacattttctcaaaacaaaactagcttagtttatccccttacctgattcctgaaaaacccctaagaaagtcttccccgtacccacaaggttctcaactcaataccctgaaaatgaaaactcgcagaattaaagtttagtattttcgtacgtacaacattttctataactaccactaagtcaaattcgacttaaaaagtcttacctcaacttagggatgattcccaacgttcccaatcaataccctggaactgaaaattttcagaattaaagttcagtatttttacgcgtatattactttcttcaactgtcaaaaatccaaatattgaatataaagccttaccttggatttgggatgaaatccaatttcgttttcctgacgatccgttccggcagacttgtaaagaacttcgccaggagcgtcgtggtggtttcggtttgtcgatccggggtaaaactagcccggaatcgaagagagagagtcgtaggagagagagagagagagagagagagagagagagagagagagagagagagagcacttccaaaaaatatccaagtaagcttcttgaagaagcttttccactttctatatatatatacacacacacacatatatatatatatatatattccttatcatactattcattttacttgttaatttaattaattaattttattttattattttattattattatattttttttaaattaaattttattattattttttttttcccggttactacaccTAAAAACCCTATCttagccaaatattctttcaagcaCTCACATATTTCTCACTCAtgatttctccaagcattgtgagtatttcaaggctattgtgcttaaccctctttgctagaactctcacttggattatttgtttgattgattttctttgagagtttagcattaaagttcttccaccgatttcatttgataaatctattgTGGAAAAACCTTAAGGGTTTTGGTTCTGGCAtcattgttgcaagttacctaaacctagattttgtgtgcaaaatcctttgcaaaagctagtctttcaaacaactccattgtgctttgtacattgaaatatcctgttgagtttgtttgatttatcttacttagcatatttgaaaccctgatcaaATTCTGTGAttttcaaatagtgtgtttcaaatcctgcttagatatacactctagatctagattgaaaatatatacgtgattgagtgtttagcacacattagagcactgagcatatttacatatcattcgtgcttgcattattgactgagctatattggtgcacacatctgttTGTGTTAAAGCGCATTTATATTACAAAcaaatttatacacattggttgtattccaggtaaggcctgaaaagggagactagccctatggaatagtcccggattggcttagacccggttagaaaagttaggtgcgccatcctgttaaggcgtgtcggttgagatcaactccttgaattgacctggtttgtataggtgtcgctccacccatttaagtgagcattatagtggtaatccttgtgctggtgtggccaaggtggggacgtaggcactgttggtcgaatctcaataacatatcgtgcgtattatttacatttccgcattttacatttactgcatatgtatgtttgCGTGATggttgcatagactgaccctaggctaaattacattgttgtttaAATCTGGtgacctaggcaacaaattttttttaaatacccaattcaccccccccccctcttggggttgcaccataactatcaactGTGATTGTGAATTAGAGGAAGAAGAGGATTTTGAAGAGGCAGACTGAGGGGTAGATGAAGTCGGTGCACAAACTGCATATGAGGTTCACCATGACGAAGTTGTCATGTCTCCTTAGAGCACACATGTCGGTCACAGGAGGGTACGCGACGTGCCATCGTTAGCATACATGGCCGATGTCGAAGCCGGTCATATCATAACTGAAGTTGAAAGTTCACTCGAGGGCAGACGATGGGATGGTGTCTCGAAATTTAGGAAAGGTATTATTTTTGACACGAAGGATGACCTCATGCACTCCGTGCGCGTCCACCATGCGCAAACTCACCACAATTTTAAGGTGGTGCAATCCACTCCAACAACGTGGATGGTTAAGTGCAATGCATACGAGAGCTGTGTTTGGCAGTTGTGTGCAACTCAACGCAGAAAGCATGGGATGTTTGAAATTACACAATATAGAAGGCCACATACATGCATAAATGAGACTCTCTCGCAAGACCACCTGCAACTGAAGTCCAGCTTAGTAGCAAATGAAATCGTAGAAATTATCAAAAGTGATGGCGGTGCTTCCATTGCAGCTTTGCAAGCACACATAAGGTCAAAGTACCAGTACCATGTATCATATAGAAAGGTATGATTTGGGAAGCAAATGGCAGTTGCAAGGGTGTTTGGAGATTAggatatttcatatcaaatgCTTCCAAAGTGGATGCATGCTATGTGTGAAACAAATCCTAGTACAAAGGTGAAGTGGGCATGGACAGAAATCCTTGATGCTAACAACACTACTATTTTGACATGTGTGTTCTGGTCATTCGCAGCATCAATAGAGGGATTTTGTCATTATCCTCCAGTTCTCTATGTGGACGAAATGCACTTGTATGGCAAATATAAAGGTAAATTGTTAATTGCAATGGCCCCGATGCAAATCAACAAATTTTTCTTGTAGCGTTTGCCATCGTTGAGGAGGAGAGCACGCACACATGGTCCTGGTTCCTTAAGTGCATTCGGGATGAAGTGACTGATCGTGATAATTTGTGTCTTATATCAGATAGACATGTTGGTATTCTTGCTGCCATTTGTCAGAACGATGACTGGCAACAGCCGCGTGCGCACCATCGGTTTTGCTTGCATCATTTTGTTAGCAACTTCAATCAAAGGGTGCACAATACAATGCTCAAGCAGATGGTTGAGATAGCTGGTAGGGAGCACCAAGTTAGGAAATTCAATAGTAGGATGGAAATAATCCTAATATAGGGTGGGCCAATTGCAAAGTCCTTTTTTGAAGAGATCCCTCCTCACATGTGGACGCAATGTCACAATGGTGGCATCAGGTACAAAACATGACCATGAATCTTATTGAATGTTTTAATACTGTCCTGAAAGGAACTCGCAGTCTACCGATAACAGCCATTGTCTAGATGACATTTTATTGAGCTGCGCAATACTTTAGTGCCCGTCGAGAGGCATCTTGAAAAGCAATGGAGTCAGGGAATTGTTGCATGCCACATATGTTGTTGCAAATGTAAAGGAGGGAAATGGCATATGCTGGACATGAGGTTATCAACTTCAACATTGAAATAGGGTTGTTCAGTATTCAAACTGCACTGCGACCACCAAATAAGGGTCGAAATATTCAAACAATTGACATAAAAGGACGCCAGTGTACATGTGGGAAGTGGCAGAATCTACACTACCCTTGTTCTCACTTGTTAGCTATCTGAGGTACAAGGAGATTGGGGTATAGTGGCTATATTGACTCTTGTTTCATGGTGCAGGAGCATTATGTGACATATACGATGGACTTCATCCCAGTCCTCCATGAACAATATTGGACGGATCCAGTGGCGCCAATATTATACAGTAACCAAAAGTTGTTTAGGTAGAAAGGACGCCCCAAAAGTTCGAGACTGCGTAACGAAATAAAAGACATTGTGTTGGCCTGGATATGCGTCTAGAGGGTGCGTGAATAGACATCTTTCACGGATATGcaactttttctacaatcacacaaattTCTTGGCAAgaacaagagtattatatcacaatatataaataaAGCAAATAGCAATGGCAAAGCAAcacaagagagaaaagagaagagaagcttaacGCAGCGATATTAATGTGGTTCAACACCGAGCCTACGTCGATgtcttgagaccaactcaaggattccccaaatccactacgTGATCCTCCTTCTGGCGGAGAAGCCTATACAAGCtgctgctcacaaagagctcttACAGCGGTGCCCACCTAGAGTCaccttacaatggctcacaaagagccttacaATACAAGGAATTTGAAAAGAAATAAACATAATGTGAAATGCTTCTCTTGAGCTGAATATTCCAATGCAAacctgtaatgacctgcttaattaacatgatatatatatatatatatatatatatatatattttccactGTAGTAATTaacatactctaataccatagtattaacctaagcagcaggaagcagaagtcatacaaacataaccataaaccattatatacaatacaaaaaccaataccaaagtgctacatgtttttccccaaaatatacacataacactgttttcccaaaataccctcaactagctagggtaaatAAAATCTTtcactgtactcactttgctgtcagggcactacagtcgcccctctacttgcgagcctgatctgctcacctacctggatcacctgaaaaatgtttcaacactgggatgagccaacactcaataagacgatatatgctattactagtatgtggcaattgagttatcatttcataaaaaaatatgtttccatataatcatgtatatcgggatttataaatacagtacaaatcataatatCCATCCCCATTTCCATGTCAT
The Malania oleifera isolate guangnan ecotype guangnan chromosome 13, ASM2987363v1, whole genome shotgun sequence DNA segment above includes these coding regions:
- the LOC131146704 gene encoding uncharacterized protein LOC131146704; translation: MADVEAGHIITEVESSLEGRRWDGVSKFRKGIIFDTKDDLMHSVRVHHAQTHHNFKVVQSTPTTWMVKCNAYESCVWQLCATQRRKHGMFEITQYRRPHTCINETLSQDHLQLKSSLVANEIVEIIKSDGGASIAALQAHIRSKYQYHVSYRKWMHAMCETNPSTKVKWAWTEILDANNTTILTCVFWSFAASIEGFCHYPPVLYVDEMHLYGKYKDRHVGILAAICQNDDWQQPRAHHRFCLHHFVSNFNQRVHNTMLKQMVEIAGALCDIYDGLHPSPP